From Topomyia yanbarensis strain Yona2022 chromosome 1, ASM3024719v1, whole genome shotgun sequence, one genomic window encodes:
- the LOC131680144 gene encoding DNA ligase 1, with product MAQKSILSFFTKTNVKKNDQLSTVGDESERKVEGNNNTVSPGAGNKNRKPVTSDDEDSPVKKKQARKSIAAFESSPSPSPQKKRDSDNGTPISVPKRPRIASSSSEDGESAKKESTSVSKEQEKSVKKEEASPKKSPKVTTKPKTSAAKEKTPKASSKKSTPKQKTKSVSSSKDDQNGLEKEKQSPDKNSKKKEIKIEKDSPKKVNDSPKKEESPKKQKTSEDTKDKAANLMNFFTSSKDANSSSGSTSKLDGGADYNPGKKNYHPIDDGFWKQGDKTPYIALARTFEIIEETSGRLKNTETLSNFFRSVILLSPHDLLASVYLCLNQLAPAYEGLELGIAEHTLMKAVAQSTGRSLSQIKTDAQNTGDLGLVAEQSKSSQRMMFRPAPHTIDGVFGKLKEIAKLTGTASMAKKMDKIQSMFVACRHSEARFIIRSLAGKLRIGLAEQSLLQALAQACAMTPPNQGDRKEPIVNALRKCDEAAAKSKIEEIALILKTVYCQCPNYNKIIPVLLEHGVDSLLEKCPLVPGTPLKPMLAHPTKGVDEVLQRFEGVDFTCEWKYDGERAQIHLLEDGGVNIYSRNQENNTSKYPDIIARMANTRTESVTSAILDCEAVAWDREKKQILPFQILSTRKRKDANEADIKVQVCVFMFDLLYLNGNPLVERPFLERRELLYKHFREFEGEWMYATRLDTNDVDELSRFLEEAVKGNCEGLMVKTLQKEATYEIAKRSRNWLKLKKDYLAGVGDSLDLVVIGGYKGRGKRTGAYGGFLLACYDEDNEEYQSICKIGTGFSDEDLQQHTDYLKARIIPRAKSYYRYDSSHEPDDWFEAAQVWEVRCADLSLSPVHRAAAGIVDGEKGISLRFPRFIKIRDDKSATDATSAKQVADMYRNQDQIKNQQRDVEEDFY from the exons ATGGCGCAGAAATCTATTTT atcctttttcacaaaaacgaacGTCAAGAAGAACGATCAACTCTCTACTGTCGGTGACGAATCAGAGAGGAAGGTTGAGGGCAACAACAATACGGTTAG TCCCGGTGCTGGCAACAAGAACCGAAAGCCAGTCACTTCGGACGACGAGGACAGTCCGGTTAAGAAGAAGCAAGCTCGTAAGTCGATAGCAGCCTTTGAATCGTCCCCATCTCCATCTCCGCAGAAGAAACGTGATTCTGACAATGGAACCCCGATCAGTGTACCAAAGCGACCCCGCATTGCGTCATCGAGCAGCGAAGATGGGGAATCGGCGAAGAAAGAAAG TACGTCTGTATCGAAGGAACAAGAAAAGTCAGTTAAAAAGGAAGAAGCTTCTCCGAAGAAAAGTCCTAAAGTAACAACGAAACCGAAAACGTCCGCCGCTAAAGAAAAGACCCCCAAAGCGTCGTCGAAAAAGAGTACCcccaaacaaaaaacaaaatctGTATCTTCATCTAAGGATGACCAAAATGGTTTAGAAAAGGAGAAACAGAGCCCGGATAAAAATTCTAAGAAGAAAGAGATAAAAATCGAGAAAGATTCGCCGAAAAAAGTGAATGATTCACCGAAAAAAGAGGAGTCCCCGAAAAAGCAAAAGACCTCCGAAGATACGAAAGATAAGGCGGCCAATTTGATGAATTTCTTCACTAGCTCTAAGGATGCTAATTCATCTTCCGGAAGCACTTCCAAGCTGGATGGAGGAGCCGACTACAATCCAGGCAAGAAAAACTACCACCCGATCGATGATGGCTTCTGGAAGCAAGGCGATAAAACTCCTTACATCGCATTAGCTCGAACATTTGAAATTATCGAGGAAACAAGCGGCCGGTTGAAGAACACGGAAACGCTTAGCAATTTTTTCCGATCGGTTATACTGCTCAGCCCGCATGATCTACTGGCGAGTGTCTACCTTTGCTTGAATCAGTTAGCACCTGCCTACGAAGGTTTGGAGTTGGGCATTGCCGAACACACACTTATGAAAGCGGTTGCTCAAAGCACCGGACGTAGTTTAAGTCAGATTAAAACGGATGCGCAGAACACTGGTGATCTGGGACTGGTGGCAGAGCAATCCAAGAGCAGCCAGCGTATGATGTTCCGTCCGGCGCCGCACACCATCGATGGGGTGTTTGGTAAACTTAAGGAAATAGCAAAACTAACCGGCACTGCTTCTATGGccaaaaagatggataaaattcAGTCCATGTTTGTGGCCTGCCGTCACTCGGAGGCACGTTTCATCATTCGTTCGTTGGCGGGAAAACTTCGAATTGGACTAGCGGAACAGTCACTTCTGCAGGCCTTGGCTCAGGCATGTGCAATGACACCTCCCAATCAGGGCGACCGCAAAGAACCTATCGTAAATGCGCTGCGCAAATGCGACGAAGCTGCGGCGAAATCCAAAATAGAGGAAATAGCACTTATTCTAAAAACAGTCTACTGCCAGTGTCCAAACTACAACAAAATCATCCCAGTCTTGCTGGAACACGGCGTAGACAGTCTGCTGGAGAAGTGTCCCTTGGTTCCAGGAACACCACTGAAACCGATGTTGGCACATCCGACCAAGGGAGTTGACGAGGTTCTGCAGCGGTTCGAAGGAGTTGATTTCACCTGCGAGTGGAAGTATGACGGTGAACGGGCACAGATCCATCTGCTAGAGGACGGTGGCGTGAACATCTACAGTCGAAATCAGGAGAATAATACCAGCAAGTATCCGGACATTATCGCGCGGATGGCTAACACACGAACGGAATCGGTGACCAGTGCTATTCTGGACTGCGAAGCCGTGGCCTGGGATCGGGAGAAAAAACAGATTTTACCGTTCCAAATATTAAGCACTCGTAAGCGGAAGGATGCCAACGAGGCGGATATTAAAGTGCAG GTGTGCGTGTTTATGTTCGATTTGCTTTACTTGAACGGGAATCCACTGGTTGAACGACCGTTCCTCGAGCGTCGCGAGCTTCTGTATAAACATTTTCGCGAATTTGAAGGCGAGTGGATGTACGCCACCCGACTGGACACGAACGATGTGGACGAACTGAGTCGCTTTTTGGAGGAAGCTGTGAAAGGTAACTGCGAAGGTTTGATGGTGAAAACACTACAAAAAGAGGCCACCTACGAGATTGCAAAGCGATCCCGGAACTGGTTAAAGCTAAAGAAGGACTATCTGGCCGGCGTTGGTGACTCGCTGGATCTGGTTGTTATCGGCGGTTATAAGGGAAGGGGTAAGCGGACGGGAGCGTACGGCGGATTTTTGTTAGCTTGCTACGACGAAGACAACGAAGAGTACCAGAGTATCTGCAAAATCGGTACTGGATTTTCCGATGAGGATCTGCAGCAGCATACTGACTACCTCAAAGCACGGATCATTCCCCGTGCCAAGAGTTACTATCGCTACGATAGTTCACACGAGCCTGACGATTGGTTTGAAGCGGCTCAGGTTTGGGAAGTGCGGTGCGCCGATCTTTCCTTGAGTCCGGTCCATCGAGCCGCGGCGGGAATCGTTGATGGAGAAAAAGGCATTTCTCTGCGCTTCCCCCGTTTCATTAAGATCCGCGACGACAAATCTGCCACGGATGCAACGTCCGCTAAACAAGTGGCCGACATGTACCGTAATCAGGACCAGATAAAAAATCAACAGCGGGACGTCGAAGAGGACTTCTACTGA
- the LOC131680159 gene encoding zinc finger protein draculin-like — protein MESAIDIQNICRLCCKSKKRLNDIAVLEKDEKYPLKQIFTDTLRLEYNSEDGLPQSICKLCSTEVLRIHKTVEGYRANDVLLRNQLRSTVNNDIKPMLSIEILSQTEQDDPIIDQPDIKEEEPEYLENYSPASDAECFDNHNSALDTEYVENQNSGSETEDQDEWPPRDEINGSNVLAVSPKTLPKGSCILKSKSTIPENRIHPQKSRRHRRDSEHPYRPRLNDFKCYICKNESLESKQALLAHLHSHSDQLPYTCTICVMETIVIESVTTLNIHKRMHENPYKCDYCDRRYTDKRNIGLHVQYYHLGESAPCPSTCEQCGKVCPSKLSLKWHQVVHTKPLTCEQCGKVFTQKSKLRRHTQKRHGQAKQFLCHICNKILHSLDAVQLHIENLHSEKQLPCSFCPKKFSAKQMLRIHENKHKRDPSYKPPQSYKEHYTLLDGADEGWSQCKICGTKFKGKTIFPHMRTVHFAQQYRCETCEATFKCKESYDAHVLEHAFGKTFRCAICGKEFSTKKFLVTHLKTKKHRDHPLAKNLDWLTAQAKDFKHKVEGTLHDQGTEELDSAVAGLMQGSTK, from the exons ATGGAAAGTgcaatagacatacaaaatatATGCCGTCTTTGTTGCAAGAGTAAGAAGCGGTTGAACGATATCGCCGTTCTCGAGAAAGACGAGAAATATCCGttgaaacaaattttcaccGATACTCTGCGGTTAGAG TATAATTCCGAGGACGGTTTACCGCAAAGCATTTGCAAATTATGCAGCACAGAAGTGCTCAGGATTCACAAAACAGTGGAAGGTTACCGGGCCAATGATGTGCTACTTCGGAATCAGTTGAGAAGTACTGTCAATAACGATATAAAACCAATGCTGTCAATAGAAATTCTAAGTCAAACAGA ACAGGATGACCCGATCATCGATCAACCTGATATCAAGGAAGAAGAACCGGAATATCTCGAAAATTATAGCCCAGCTTCAGATGCGGAATGTTTTGATAATCACAATTCAGCCTTAGATACGGAATATGTTGAGAATCAAAATTCGGGTTCGGAAACGGAAGACCAGGATGAGTGGCCACCACGTGACGAAATAAATGGATCGAATGTACTGGCAGTGTCGCCGAAAACTCTACCAAAGGGGTCGTGTATACTAAAATCAAAATCGACTATTCCTGAGAACAGGATACACCCACAAAAATCACGGCGCCATCGCCGGGATTCGGAACATCCTTATCGCCCTCGTTTGAATGATTTTAAATGCTACATCTGTAAGAACGAATCTTTGGAGTCCAAGCAAGCTCTACTTGCTCATTTGCATTCCCATTCTGATCAGTTACCTTACACTTGCACCATCTGCGTAATGGAAACGATAGTTATTGAAAGTGTTACGACAttaaatatacacaaacgtatGCACGAGAATCCATACAAATGCGATTACTGCGATCGACGGTACACCGATAAACGTAACATCGGTCTGCATGTGCAGTATTATCATCTGGGAGAAAGTGCTCCCTGTCCGTCCACTTGTGAGCAATGTGGAAAAGTTTGCCCTTCAAAACTGTCTTTGAAATGGCACCAGGTTGTTCACACCAAACCGCTGACATGTGAACAGTGCGGCAAAGTTTTCACTCAAAAGAGTAAACTTCGCCGGCACACTCAAAAACGCCACGGACAAGCCAAACAGTTCCTGTGtcatatttgcaataaaattttgCATTCGCTCGACGCAGTTCAACTTCACATTGAGAACTTACATTCGGAGAAACAGTTGCCCTGTTCGTTTTGTCCGAAAAA ATTTAGTGCCAAGCAAATGCTTCGAATTCATGAGAACAAACATAAGCGTGATCCTAGCTATAAGCCTCCGCAAAGCTATAAAGAACACTACACACTTCTGGACGGCGCCGATGAAGGGTGGTCGCAGTGTAAAATATGTGGCACCAAGTTCAAAGGAAAAACTATCTTTCCGCATATGAGAACGGTACATTTTGCGCAACAATACCGCTGCGAAACTTGCGAAGCTACTTTCAAATGCAAGGAAAGCTACGATGCGCACGTCCTGGAGCATGCGTTCGGCAAGACGTTTCGGTGTGCAATATGTGGTAAGGAGTTTTCCACGAAGAAGTTTCTGGTAACACATCTTAAAACGAAGAAACATAGGGATCACCCGTTGGCAAAAAATCTGGACTGGTTAACTGCTCAAGCTAAAGATTTCAAGCATAAGGTCGAAGGTACTCTGCATGATCAGGGGACGGAAGAACTCGATTCGGCTGTCGCTGGATTGATGCAAGGTAGCACTAAGTAA
- the LOC131680169 gene encoding protein Aster-B: protein MGDTKNGVHDAMTSNSSSSNLAVLNSANSVRHSTVLSTSDSPSSATLAAPTTATVELSNTSNLGVLRSISNTSNITDKSDDNLDSCSKSSDSGNLLVAGEAVSCSSSSNKQEKGEKVRNQKNLTERAKKTPWYNAIYPSYKSRTEEFKKLFKDVSDDERLIVDYSSAIQKDILVHGRLYVTQNFLCFHANIIVWETRLTIRWKDVTSITKEKTARVIPNAILVCTDNEKHFLTSFTSRDKTYLMLFRVWQNALMDKPINPQELWQWVHTCYGDQLGLTSDDEDYIDPYDQNCESITISKQSSEELPKEPNDFSDECAGIMVAKESKSKKATHPKAGFSPESNLSTPSELLPTDMSDSTESEKEEEFFAGVECNSLHSGRQLVHTILPINVDILFELLFSKSKFLTEFHNSRKTTDMIHGEWKVNKDGLKERVVCLTIAITQTIGPRSAQVTETQVMRDCSKPGQLYSIDVNAVQGGIPYADSFYVTQHYCMSRTKDDHTVLSVHAQVHYKKNIFGFVRGFIEKNTWVGLEDFYNALLRSLQSEYCIPPAKSKSRRSRKSTSSQHIKILDEPALLRNSPLPTSVTTKITKTRHSTPHTFFSWFVVILLVILLSINVALYMKLWNLEEENDTLFRNDDNTLDRKTMQNPPMTHADWLALLHEQEAKHAKEMVKWQQVLHTVTDLLKKVGSICENIPENVTSQQKVIHKDEL, encoded by the coding sequence ATGGGTGATACAAAAAACGGCGTCCACGATGCAATGACTTCgaatagcagcagcagcaatttAGCCGTGCTGAATTCTGCGAATTCTGTTCGACACTCCACTGTACTATCCACTTCCGACAGTCCATCATCAGCAACACTAGCAGCACCAACAACAGCCACTGTAGAGTTAAGTAACACCTCAAATCTTGGCGTCCTTCGCAGTATATCAAACACATCTAACATCACTGATAAGTCGGACGATAATCTCGACTCGTGCAGCAAGTCTAGCGACAGTGGTAACCTACTGGTCGCAGGTGAAGCTGTCTCTTGTAGTAGCAGCAGCAACAAGCAAGAAAAGGGTGAAAAAGTCAGAAATCAGAAGAATCTTACCGAGCGAGCTAAGAAAACTCCCTGGTATAATGCAATTTATCCTTCGTACAAATCACGTACCGAAGAATTTAAGAAGTTGTTTAAAGATGTGTCCGACGATGAGCGATTAATTGTGGACTATTCCAGTGCTATTCAGAAGGACATTTTGGTGCATGGGCGATTGTATGTTACGCAAAACTTCCTTTGCTTCCACGCTAATATAATCGTGTGGGAGACACGTCTCACCATCCGCTGGAAAGACGTAACATCGATCACCAAAGAGAAAACGGCAAGAGTTATTCCAAATGCCATCCTGGTATGTACTGACAATGAGAAACATTTTCTCACCTCATTTACCTCGCGCGATAAGACGTACTTGATGCTCTTTCGCGTGTGGCAAAATGCATTGATGGACAAACCTATCAATCCACAAGAACTGTGGCAGTGGGTACATACCTGTTATGGCGATCAGCTAGGTCTGACCAGTGACGACGAAGATTATATCGATCCGTACGATCAAAACTGTGAAAGTATTACTATTTCTAAACAATCCTCTGAAGAACTTCCCAAAGAACCCAACGATTTCTCGGACGAGTGCGCCGGCATTATGGTTGCCAAGGAAAGTAAATCAAAGAAAGCGACCCATCCGAAAGCAGGATTTAGTCCAGAGAGTAACTTGTCAACTCCATCAGAGTTGCTTCCGACAGACATGTCAGATTCGACGGAATCTGAAAAAGAAGAGGAATTTTTTGCCGGAGTCGAGTGTAATTCGCTGCACTCCGGGCGGCAACTGGTGCATACTATTCTTCCTATCAATGTTGATATTTTGTTCGAGCTTCTCTTCTCCAAGTCTAAATTTTTAACCGAATTTCATAATAGtcgcaaaactaccgatatgaTCCACGGTGAGTGGAAAGTCAATAAGGATGGTCTGAAGGAACGGGTGGTTTGTCTGACTATTGCCATAACTCAAACCATAGGCCCACGAAGTGCTCAGGTTACCGAAACCCAGGTCATGCGAGATTGTAGCAAACCTGGTCAACTGTACTCGATCGACGTAAATGCAGTCCAGGGAGGTATTCCGTACGCGGATAGTTTCTATGTAACGCAACACTACTGCATGTCTCGAACTAAAGATGATCATACAGTCCTTTCAGTGCACGCCCAGGTCCActacaagaaaaatattttcggaTTCGTTCGAGGATTTATCGAGAAGAATACCTGGGTTGGACTGGAGGATTTCTACAACGCACTGCTCCGCAGTCTGCAGAGCGAATACTGCATTCCACCTGCCAAAAGCAAAAGCCGGAGATCTCGAAAATCAACCTCTTCCCAACACATCAAAATCCTGGACGAACCAGCGTTGCTACGAAACAGTCCGCTTCCGACGTCGGTTACTACTAAGATAACAAAAACTAGACACTCCACGCCGCATACATTCTTTTCCTGGTTCGTTGTCATCCTACTGGTAATCCTGCTGTCCATCAACGTGGCTCTTTATATGAAACTGTGGAATCTGGAAGAGGAAAACGATACCCTGTTCCGGAACGACGACAACACGCTGGATAGGAAAACAATGCAGAATCCACCTATGACGCACGCTGACTGGCTAGCGTTACTACACGAACAGGAGGCCAAGCACGCTAAGGAAATGGTCAAGTGGCAACAGGTGCTGCACACGGTTACTGATCTACTGAAAAAAGTTGGCAGCATCTGTGAAAATATTCCCGAAAATGTTACCAGTCAGCAGAAGGTTATACACAAGGACGAATTGTAG
- the LOC131680177 gene encoding zinc finger protein 226-like isoform X1: MSTVLKVERLDSEETQPTNFQSEFTPPRLQILLKYIRINPDFLRQPALFPRTLNLVRGDLAGNDLKLSSSELLKAIECWKERVAQSDQVTLVGRSPDSELKRLLAAIESRLTHTQITLILQHLEVVGTDSDTLWPTIAVEMRALKVPSRPEVYWRRSFEQWTQETRQRYTEDAESLSALQQRYIDFLRERNELPEDTPTDSAVGIDAFELVINHCRTCLKVLKVGSPKQYLFEARGGTMTLSDKINFCFGTEMSIDDRLPKYTCGECVGKVEVAYLLKIQIEQTDDELRNLMEEYESGANDESAIMEKVHLTEDTEEHIESLEVIEEQVVMHDVPDEQIQLFEVALTEEGVDIRNSDVQEKPEPKRVILKQESDTNNTEITEESSETYENTGHEEAVYTSTHEGFSISIYDVPAKTEEQPKLGRRKSRNKIIPSMPQDFFQCEQCRAVFRTFDLWQSHKSRHDLEKRYSCPVCSKQFRSASTLRVHRRTHTNERPYVCNVCGKAFRTYSQIKAHGHVHKPEERPIKCDHCSYRTATQSSLVIHLRSHLSTKPYACPFCKVGFGTSSNMHKHVRNMHEKLRPFKCEQCDKTFTTKETVQKHMVTHTRTKPYPCPVCNFTYSWYNGMQKHMKSVHPGIPIPTEKTMFDRYNEEQKVKIDEVLE; the protein is encoded by the exons ATGAGTACTGTTTTAAAAGTAGAACGTCTAGACTCGGAAGAAACACAG CCAACGAATTTTCAGTCCGAATTCACTCCACCCCGGTTACAAATCCTTCTTAAGTACATCCGCATCAATCCTGACTTCCTGCGGCAACCTGCCTTATTTCCACGTACTCTCAACTTAGTACGTGGTGACCTTGCTGGGAATGATCTTAAATTATCCAGCTCTGAATTACTGAAAGCTATAGAATGCTGGAAGGAGCGAGTAGCACAATCGGACCAAGTCACCCTTGTTGGTCGTTCGCCGGACAGCGAATtgaagcgtcttttggcagccATCGAGTCTCGTTTGACTCACACCCAGATTACATTAATTCTGCAACATTTGGAAGTGGTTGGTACCGACAGCGATACGCTGTGGCCCACGATTGCAGTGGAGATGCGAGCACTGAAAGTTCCGTCCCGTCCCGAGGTATATTGGCGAAGAAGTTTTGAACAGTGGACACAGGAAACTCGACAACGGTACACGGAAGACGCTGAAAGTTTATCAGCACTTCAACAGAGGTATATTGATTTTTTGCGCGAAAGAAACGAGCTGCCAGAGGATACACCAACTGATTCGGCGGTGGGAATCGATGCGTTCGAACTGGTTATCAATCATTGTCGGACGTGCTTGAAAGTGCTTAAAGTGGGCAGTCCAAAGCAATATTTGTTTGAAGCTCGCGGAGGAACCATGACCTTGTCGGATAAGATAAATTTCTGTTTCGGAACTGAGATGAGCATCGATGATAGACTTCCAAAGTACACTTGCGGTGAATGCGTTGGCAAGGTGGAGGTGGCTTATCTTCTCAAAATACAGATTGAACAAACCGATGATGAGTTGAGGAACTTGATGGAGGAATATGAAAGTGGTGCAAACGATGAAAGTGCAATAATGGAAAAAGTTCACTTAACGGAAGACACGGAAGAGCATATTGAATCTTTAGAAGTTATTGAAGAGCAAGTAGTCATGCATGATGTACCTGATGAACAAATTCAGCTGTTTGAAGTTGCCTTAACAGAGGAAGGGGTGGACATCAGAAATAGTGACGTTCAGGAAAAACCAGAACCCAAACGAGTTATTCTGAAACAGGAATCTGATACAAATAATACGGAAATTACCGAAGAATCCTCAGAGACCTACGAAAATACGGGACATGAAGAAGCTGTTTATACCAGCACACACGAAGG ATTCTCAATCAGCATATACGATGTTCCAGCGAAAACCGAAGAGCAACCTAAACTGGGGCGAAGAAAATCGCGAAACAAAATTATTCCCAGTATGCCGCAAGATTTTTTCCAATGTGAGCAATGTCGAGCTGTTTTCAGAACATTCGATCTATGGCAGAGTCACAAATCCAGACACGACCTGGAGAAGCGCTACTCGTGTCCTGTATGCTCGAAGCAATTCCGATCGGCGTCCACCCTGAGGGTGCATCGACGAACGCACACGAATGAGCGGCCTTACGTTTGTAAT GTATGCGGTAAGGCTTTTCGGACATATAGTCAGATAAAGGCACATGGTCACGTACATAAACCGGAAGAGAGACCGATAAAGTGCGATCACTGTTCCTATCGGACTGCAACGCAATCTTCTCTAGTCATTCATTTAAGGTCCCATTTGAGTACAAAACCGTATGCTTGCCCGTTTTGCAAGGTCGGATTTGGAACTTCCAGTAACATGCATAAGCACGTTCGGAACATGCACGAAAAGCTAAGACCATTTAAG TGCGAACAGTGCGACAAAACATTCACTACCAAAGAAACGGTTCAGAAGCATATGGTCACCCACACACGAACCaaaccgtatccgtgtccggtGTGTAACTTTACGTACAGTTGGTACAATGGAATGCAGAAACACATGAAATCAGTACACCCGGGGATACCTATACCTACGGAAAAGACCATGTTCGATAGGTACAATGAGGAGCAGAAGGTGAAGATTGACGAGGTACTAGAATAA
- the LOC131680177 gene encoding zinc finger protein 180-like isoform X2: MSTVLKVERLDSEETQPTNFQSEFTPPRLQILLKYIRINPDFLRQPALFPRTLNLVRGDLAGNDLKLSSSELLKAIECWKERVAQSDQVTLVGRSPDSELKRLLAAIESRLTHTQITLILQHLEVVGTDSDTLWPTIAVEMRALKVPSRPEVYWRRSFEQWTQETRQRYTEDAESLSALQQRYIDFLRERNELPEDTPTDSAVGIDAFELVINHCRTCLKVLKVGSPKQYLFEARGGTMTLSDKINFCFGTEMSIDDRLPKYTCGECVGKVEVAYLLKIQIEQTDDELRNLMEEYESGANDESAIMEKVHLTEDTEEHIESLEVIEEQVVMHDVPDEQIQLFEVALTEEGVDIRNSDVQEKPEPKRVILKQESDTNNTEITEESSETYENTGHEEAVYTSTHEGFSISIYDVPAKTEEQPKLGRRKSRNKIIPSMPQDFFQCEQCRAVFRTFDLWQSHKSRHDLEKRYSCPVCSKQFRSASTLRVHRRTHTNERPYVCNICKKCFAQNTNLTYHMKVHQNVRDFPCKQCSYRARNQNDLNLHQRSHTGARPYVCDICECRFSTSSNLSKHFKRRHMGERNYKCEQCDKTFTTKETVQKHMVTHTRTKPYPCPVCNFTYSWYNGMQKHMKSVHPGIPIPTEKTMFDRYNEEQKVKIDEVLE; encoded by the exons ATGAGTACTGTTTTAAAAGTAGAACGTCTAGACTCGGAAGAAACACAG CCAACGAATTTTCAGTCCGAATTCACTCCACCCCGGTTACAAATCCTTCTTAAGTACATCCGCATCAATCCTGACTTCCTGCGGCAACCTGCCTTATTTCCACGTACTCTCAACTTAGTACGTGGTGACCTTGCTGGGAATGATCTTAAATTATCCAGCTCTGAATTACTGAAAGCTATAGAATGCTGGAAGGAGCGAGTAGCACAATCGGACCAAGTCACCCTTGTTGGTCGTTCGCCGGACAGCGAATtgaagcgtcttttggcagccATCGAGTCTCGTTTGACTCACACCCAGATTACATTAATTCTGCAACATTTGGAAGTGGTTGGTACCGACAGCGATACGCTGTGGCCCACGATTGCAGTGGAGATGCGAGCACTGAAAGTTCCGTCCCGTCCCGAGGTATATTGGCGAAGAAGTTTTGAACAGTGGACACAGGAAACTCGACAACGGTACACGGAAGACGCTGAAAGTTTATCAGCACTTCAACAGAGGTATATTGATTTTTTGCGCGAAAGAAACGAGCTGCCAGAGGATACACCAACTGATTCGGCGGTGGGAATCGATGCGTTCGAACTGGTTATCAATCATTGTCGGACGTGCTTGAAAGTGCTTAAAGTGGGCAGTCCAAAGCAATATTTGTTTGAAGCTCGCGGAGGAACCATGACCTTGTCGGATAAGATAAATTTCTGTTTCGGAACTGAGATGAGCATCGATGATAGACTTCCAAAGTACACTTGCGGTGAATGCGTTGGCAAGGTGGAGGTGGCTTATCTTCTCAAAATACAGATTGAACAAACCGATGATGAGTTGAGGAACTTGATGGAGGAATATGAAAGTGGTGCAAACGATGAAAGTGCAATAATGGAAAAAGTTCACTTAACGGAAGACACGGAAGAGCATATTGAATCTTTAGAAGTTATTGAAGAGCAAGTAGTCATGCATGATGTACCTGATGAACAAATTCAGCTGTTTGAAGTTGCCTTAACAGAGGAAGGGGTGGACATCAGAAATAGTGACGTTCAGGAAAAACCAGAACCCAAACGAGTTATTCTGAAACAGGAATCTGATACAAATAATACGGAAATTACCGAAGAATCCTCAGAGACCTACGAAAATACGGGACATGAAGAAGCTGTTTATACCAGCACACACGAAGG ATTCTCAATCAGCATATACGATGTTCCAGCGAAAACCGAAGAGCAACCTAAACTGGGGCGAAGAAAATCGCGAAACAAAATTATTCCCAGTATGCCGCAAGATTTTTTCCAATGTGAGCAATGTCGAGCTGTTTTCAGAACATTCGATCTATGGCAGAGTCACAAATCCAGACACGACCTGGAGAAGCGCTACTCGTGTCCTGTATGCTCGAAGCAATTCCGATCGGCGTCCACCCTGAGGGTGCATCGACGAACGCACACGAATGAGCGGCCTTACGTTTGTAAT ATCTGTAAGAAGTGTTTTGCACAGAACACTAATCTCACCTATCACATGAAAGTTCATCAAAACGTTCGCGATTTTCCGTGCAAGCAATGTTCGTATCGAGCACGCAATCAAAATGATCTGAATCTGCATCAGCGCAGTCACACGGGGGCACGTCCGTACGTGTGCGACATCTGCGAGTGTCGTTTTTCGACTTCGAGTAATTTGAGCAAACACTTCAAACGGCGACACATGGGCGAAAGGAACTATAAG TGCGAACAGTGCGACAAAACATTCACTACCAAAGAAACGGTTCAGAAGCATATGGTCACCCACACACGAACCaaaccgtatccgtgtccggtGTGTAACTTTACGTACAGTTGGTACAATGGAATGCAGAAACACATGAAATCAGTACACCCGGGGATACCTATACCTACGGAAAAGACCATGTTCGATAGGTACAATGAGGAGCAGAAGGTGAAGATTGACGAGGTACTAGAATAA